The proteins below are encoded in one region of Aphelocoma coerulescens isolate FSJ_1873_10779 chromosome 4, UR_Acoe_1.0, whole genome shotgun sequence:
- the ABHD18 gene encoding protein ABHD18 isoform X2: MGVSKLDVLYRKLLLTKLFIRGWGKPEDLKRIFEFRKIIGNREKCQTLVSKDYPVFIDKVEGQSDCKILEGHFISPLAHCVPGILPVESLVARFQFIIPRRWNSKHRPVCIHLAGTGDHHFWRRRTLMARPMIKEACMASLLLENPYYGCRKPKDQLRSCLKNVSDLFVMGGALILESAALLHWLEREGYGPLGMTGISMGGHMASLAVTNWPKPLPLIPCLSWSTASAVFTTGVLSKAVNWRELEKQYFTQAVYEEEIIQMLEYCGTDSFKMGQDFVKNFPDSVDSLADMDMTSRIFSFESLNDTVSKEAVHSFTTNRSALSASSERLLIQDAPKMQCINQTFSTSSSSNKNLTSPQGHRINTRRRSDTLQRESLMFMKGVMDECTHVANFPVPVDPSLIIVVQAKEDAYIPRTGVRSLQEIWPGCEIRYLDGGHVSAYLFKQGLFRQAIYDAFDRFLQKYTM; the protein is encoded by the exons ATGGGTGTAAGTAAATTAGATGTCTTGTACCGAAAGCTTCTCCTCACTAAACTTTTCATCAGAGGATGGGGAAAGCCAGAGGATCTGAAAAG AATATTTGAATTCAGAAAGATTAttggaaacagggaaaaatgccAGACGCTGGTTTCAAAAGATTACCCAGTGTTCATTGACAAG GTTGAGGGGCAATCTGACTGTAAAATCCTCGAGGGGCACTTCATTTCCCCCTTGGCTCATTGTGTCCCAGGTATCCTGCCAGTCGAATCTCTTGTAGCAAG ATTTCAGTTCATCATACCCAGAAGATGGAATAGCAAGCACAGACCTGTGTGCATTCATTTAGCAGGCACTGGAGATCAT CACTTCTGGAGGAGACGCACATTAATGGCACGGCCAATGATTAAAGAAGCCTGTATGGCTTCCCTGTTGCTAGAAAATCCTTACT ATGGCTGTAGGAAACCTAAGGATCAATT ACGGTCATGTTTAAAAAATGTCTCGGACCTGTTTGTGATGGGAGGAGCTCTAATTCTAGAATCGGCAGCTCTTTTGCACTGGCTAGAGAGAGAAGGCTATGGACCACTAGGGATGACTGGAATATCCATGGGAGGACAT ATGGCTTCACTGGCAGTGACAAACTGGCCTAAACCATTGCCTTTGATTCCATGTCTTTCCTGGTCAACAGCCTCTGCAGTCTTCACTACG GGTGTGCTAAGCAAGGCAGTGAACTGGAGAGAGCTGGAGAAACAGTATTTTACACAAGCTGTGTATGAAGAAGAAATCATTCAAATGCTTGAGTATTGTGGA ACAGATTCTTTCAAGATGGGACAAGACTTTGTTAAAAACTTCCCTGACAGTGTGGACAGTCTGGCGGATATGGACATGACTTCCAGAATATTCAGCTTTGAGTCCTTGAATGACACTGTATCTAAGGAAGCCGTTCACAGCTTTACCACAAACAGAAGTGCTCTAAGTGCCTCTTCAGAAAGACTCTTAATACAAGATGCTCCTAAAATGCAGTGCATAAATCAAACCTTTTCGACCAGTAGCAGTAGCAATAAAAACTTAACCAGTCCACAAGGACACAGGATAAATACAAGGAGAAGGAGTGACACTTTACAGAGAGAATCCTTAATGTTCATGAAGGGAGTAATGGATGAATGCACCCATGTAGCTAACTTCCCAG ttCCAGTTGACCCAAGTTTAATCATAGTTGTACAAGCTAAGGAGGACGCGTACATTCCTCGCACCGGGGTGCGCAGCCTCCAAGAGATTTGGCCGGGCTGTGAAATCAGGTATCTGGATGGAGGTCATGTCAGTGCCTACCTCTTCAAACAAGGACTCTTTAG ACAAGCGATTTACGACGCATTTGACCGCTTTCTCCAGAAATACACCATGTGA
- the ABHD18 gene encoding protein ABHD18 isoform X1, with product MGGALILESAALLHWLEREGYGPLGMTGISMGGHMASLAVTNWPKPLPLIPCLSWSTASAVFTTGVLSKAVNWRELEKQYFTQAVYEEEIIQMLEYCGTDSFKMGQDFVKNFPDSVDSLADMDMTSRIFSFESLNDTVSKEAVHSFTTNRSALSASSERLLIQDAPKMQCINQTFSTSSSSNKNLTSPQGHRINTRRRSDTLQRESLMFMKGVMDECTHVANFPVPVDPSLIIVVQAKEDAYIPRTGVRSLQEIWPGCEIRYLDGGHVSAYLFKQGLFRQAIYDAFDRFLQKYTM from the exons ATGGGAGGAGCTCTAATTCTAGAATCGGCAGCTCTTTTGCACTGGCTAGAGAGAGAAGGCTATGGACCACTAGGGATGACTGGAATATCCATGGGAGGACAT ATGGCTTCACTGGCAGTGACAAACTGGCCTAAACCATTGCCTTTGATTCCATGTCTTTCCTGGTCAACAGCCTCTGCAGTCTTCACTACG GGTGTGCTAAGCAAGGCAGTGAACTGGAGAGAGCTGGAGAAACAGTATTTTACACAAGCTGTGTATGAAGAAGAAATCATTCAAATGCTTGAGTATTGTGGA ACAGATTCTTTCAAGATGGGACAAGACTTTGTTAAAAACTTCCCTGACAGTGTGGACAGTCTGGCGGATATGGACATGACTTCCAGAATATTCAGCTTTGAGTCCTTGAATGACACTGTATCTAAGGAAGCCGTTCACAGCTTTACCACAAACAGAAGTGCTCTAAGTGCCTCTTCAGAAAGACTCTTAATACAAGATGCTCCTAAAATGCAGTGCATAAATCAAACCTTTTCGACCAGTAGCAGTAGCAATAAAAACTTAACCAGTCCACAAGGACACAGGATAAATACAAGGAGAAGGAGTGACACTTTACAGAGAGAATCCTTAATGTTCATGAAGGGAGTAATGGATGAATGCACCCATGTAGCTAACTTCCCAG ttCCAGTTGACCCAAGTTTAATCATAGTTGTACAAGCTAAGGAGGACGCGTACATTCCTCGCACCGGGGTGCGCAGCCTCCAAGAGATTTGGCCGGGCTGTGAAATCAGGTATCTGGATGGAGGTCATGTCAGTGCCTACCTCTTCAAACAAGGACTCTTTAG ACAAGCGATTTACGACGCATTTGACCGCTTTCTCCAGAAATACACCATGTGA